From Actinomycetota bacterium, a single genomic window includes:
- a CDS encoding ABC transporter permease — translation MTQAHPPRLTRTVLTVAQTDLRRLSHDRTALFFTVLLPLMIIYVIGLAFEGEDFQPRVGIADLDHTSVAADLVASLPDVVEVVPYDSERALREAVRGTEVIAGLVVPVGLGAAVGGEGAVTVELVTDPTRTGSAGVATVLRSTVDDLARRAAVVVVVAEVADAERSDVAARLATDAVRAGASVTTTTVGAAEGDGGTGLQTNHIAAGNLVLFVFITSLVASGGIIRARRLGIARRALAAPVRPSHVLLGFAAGRFAIAVFQAVVIVVAGGLVFGVRWGDPVAAFVLVLALTLAGTGVGLVAATILRTEDQASAVGPPIGIALGMLGGCMWPLEIVPAPMRTVGHLTPHAWAMDAFADLFERGAGLAGILPEIGVLFGVAAVLVAIGMARIGPHLTRAA, via the coding sequence GTGACCCAGGCACATCCACCCCGACTCACCCGGACCGTGCTCACGGTCGCGCAGACGGATCTGCGTCGACTCAGTCATGATCGCACCGCGCTGTTCTTCACCGTGCTCCTCCCACTGATGATCATCTACGTCATCGGCCTGGCGTTCGAGGGAGAGGACTTCCAACCCCGGGTCGGTATCGCGGACCTCGACCACACCTCCGTGGCCGCGGATCTGGTGGCATCGCTACCCGACGTCGTCGAGGTGGTGCCCTACGACTCGGAGCGGGCACTGCGGGAGGCCGTCCGCGGCACCGAGGTCATCGCGGGCCTGGTCGTACCGGTTGGCTTGGGCGCCGCCGTGGGGGGCGAGGGTGCGGTCACGGTGGAGCTGGTCACCGATCCGACGCGGACCGGTTCGGCCGGGGTCGCGACCGTCCTGCGCAGCACCGTCGACGACCTCGCGCGCCGTGCCGCCGTGGTCGTCGTGGTCGCTGAGGTCGCCGACGCGGAACGCAGCGACGTGGCGGCACGACTGGCTACCGACGCCGTCCGTGCCGGTGCATCCGTCACCACCACCACGGTCGGTGCTGCGGAGGGCGACGGCGGAACCGGGCTCCAGACCAACCACATCGCGGCTGGCAACCTCGTGCTGTTCGTGTTCATCACCTCGCTCGTGGCGTCGGGCGGCATCATCCGAGCCCGCAGACTCGGCATCGCCCGACGCGCCCTGGCAGCACCGGTCCGCCCCAGCCACGTCCTGCTCGGCTTCGCCGCCGGTCGGTTCGCCATCGCGGTGTTCCAGGCCGTCGTCATCGTGGTGGCCGGAGGCCTGGTGTTCGGGGTGCGCTGGGGCGACCCGGTGGCGGCGTTCGTGCTCGTACTCGCGCTGACGCTCGCGGGCACCGGCGTGGGCCTGGTGGCGGCGACCATCCTCCGCACCGAGGACCAGGCCAGCGCCGTAGGACCACCGATCGGCATCGCGCTGGGCATGCTCGGCGGCTGCATGTGGCCGCTCGAGATCGTCCCGGCACCGATGCGGACGGTCGGCCACCTGACCCCGCACGCGTGGGCTATGGATGCGTTCGCGGACCTGTTCGAGCGGGGCGCGGGGCTGGCCGGCATCCTGCCCGAGATCGGCGTCCTCTTCGGGGTGGCGGCTGTACTCGTGGCGATCGGGATGGCGCGGATAGGGCCGCACCTCACGCGAGCCGCGTAG
- a CDS encoding ABC transporter permease, translating into MRAIVLIARKDLLQRLRDRTALILAVIAPATLAAILSLALGGTDDLEIELVVATEDDGAIASTFVAGLLGLDGVTVERVGSRDEAVRAIEEERALGGVVIPAGFSAGATSGAAVDVEVLRHADAPVTSAVATAVANGLADRVTTGQLAAATALALGADPETARTAAARAVAQPSQISIDDGTEASLSGATAAYFGAAMVILFLYFTVQFGPRSLLDERETHALQRLLAAPIARTTILGGKALGSLALGISSMAVVIVLTSVLLDAHYGDPSGVALLSVATVLAVTAVVALVTVSARTREQADGYASGVAIVFALVGGNFIDLTSAPAALRAVAKLTPNGWALQGYVDLSSGQALEAVVPELAVLLGIATVVGALGALRARRLVST; encoded by the coding sequence CCTCGCCGTGATCGCCCCGGCCACGCTCGCGGCGATCCTGAGCCTGGCGCTGGGCGGGACCGACGATCTCGAGATCGAACTGGTCGTGGCGACCGAGGACGACGGCGCCATCGCCTCGACCTTCGTCGCCGGCTTGCTCGGCCTCGACGGCGTGACGGTGGAACGGGTCGGCAGCCGGGACGAGGCGGTCCGTGCCATCGAGGAGGAGCGGGCTCTGGGTGGCGTCGTCATCCCGGCTGGCTTCTCCGCCGGAGCAACGTCGGGAGCTGCCGTCGATGTCGAGGTGCTGCGACACGCCGACGCCCCGGTGACGTCCGCCGTCGCGACGGCGGTCGCGAACGGGTTGGCCGACCGGGTCACGACGGGGCAGCTGGCCGCGGCCACCGCCCTCGCTCTCGGGGCCGACCCCGAGACGGCCCGCACAGCGGCTGCGCGGGCGGTGGCACAGCCCTCCCAGATCTCCATCGACGACGGGACCGAGGCCTCGCTCTCGGGCGCCACGGCTGCCTACTTCGGGGCGGCGATGGTGATCCTGTTCCTCTACTTCACGGTCCAGTTCGGTCCGCGCAGCCTCCTCGACGAGCGCGAGACCCACGCACTGCAGCGCCTGCTCGCCGCCCCCATCGCACGAACCACGATCCTCGGTGGCAAGGCCCTCGGCAGCCTCGCCCTCGGGATCTCGAGCATGGCGGTCGTCATCGTGCTCACGAGCGTCCTGCTCGATGCGCACTACGGCGACCCATCCGGCGTCGCCCTCCTCAGCGTGGCAACGGTCCTGGCCGTGACCGCGGTCGTGGCCCTGGTGACCGTCAGCGCACGGACCCGCGAGCAGGCCGACGGCTACGCCTCGGGTGTCGCCATCGTGTTCGCCCTCGTCGGAGGCAACTTCATCGATCTCACGAGCGCCCCGGCGGCGCTGCGCGCCGTGGCGAAGCTCACACCGAACGGCTGGGCGCTCCAGGGCTACGTCGACCTGTCGAGTGGGCAGGCGCTGGAGGCCGTCGTCCCTGAGCTCGCCGTCCTCCTCGGGATCGCCACGGTCGTCGGGGCGCTCGGGGCGTTGCGAGCACGCAGGCTGGTCTCGACGTGA